Genomic window (Alteromonas pelagimontana):
ATCCACACCTGGCAGGCCTGATCCAGCATGATATTACGGATATTGAGATCGTGATGATAAACCTGAGCACCATGTAACTGCGCAATAGCGCATCCAACCTTCTGCCACTGAGCGTCGGTTATTTCACGCTTACATAAAATACTATGCAGATCTTCACTGCCGGGAATCATTACCGTAATAAGATCGGCACGATAACGTAATTTATCTTTAACAACTTGCGCCGCCACAGGCGTTGGAACCCGTAAACCTTTATCGCGCATCGTCTGCAATAAACGAAACTCCATAAACGCGCGAGTATTTTCCAGTCCGGTATAAAGGTAATGATCTTTAACCAGCTTGCCGATTAACCCGCCGCGGCGATAATGACGCAACACCCATTGAGCATCGTCATGTTGAATAAAAAGAGTGGTCCCGCGTCCTTTTGCGTGCCCTAATATCTGCTGACGCTGCGCCCAGTATTCAGGTTTGAAATGCTGCCCAGCCGGCGCCGAAATAAGAGCATCATTAAACACTACATAGTGGCCGCTACTTAAGATTTGCTGTTTTATCATCATACGCCATTTTCTAACTGTAAATTGCGCATTGTAACGAACGAATTTTTTTTTTCAGCTTTAAGTAAAACAATGGGTATTTCCCGCCGATTATGATAATTAAAGAGTAGCCGTTAATCCGATTCAAAGATATATTACTATTAGCTTAAGTAAGACATTCAAGGCAAAACAAGTCATTGTTTTCATGCCAATAATAAATGATTAAACCACATGAAAGGAATGCGCGGAGATGTACAAAAACATCGTGGTGATGCTGCCCAATTATCTGGGAGACGCAGTTATGAGTACACCGTCACTGCAGTTACTCCAGGAATTGCACTCTCAGGCTTCTATCACTTTATTATGTGTAAATAGTGCGACAGCTGAACTGTTCGGCCGAGAAAGTCGCTATCGCGTGCTGCGCGATCCGCGCTCCAGCCAAAGAGCCAAAGGCTTTTTTCCGCTTGTCAACATGCTCAGAAAAGAACGTTTTGATTTAGGTATCTTGTTTCGTAATACATTTCTCGACGCACTGGCTTTCAAATTAGCTGGAGTAAAGCAGGTTGTGGGTTATAAGAAAGAAGGCCGTAGCTTCTTACTGCACCATAAAGAAAAAATGAATAGTGCCCGGCACTACATAAATCACTTCGCACACCTTGTAAACGCGGCTCACGGGAACGAGAAGCGACTTCTTTATTCCACTCAAATAACAGCGCGAGGGGACGCTCTTACATTTTCTACCTCTCTTAGTACCTTCTATGTCGGCATCTATTTAGGGGGAAAGAATAAAGGTGTAAGGCATTACCCTCATTCCTTAGCAATTGAAGCCGTTAAACCATTAATTGAAGCTTACCAACTGCATTTTGTGTTGTTGGGCGATCAACAGGAACGTGAAGATAATGCTAATTTTCAGGTAGCGTTGACTGAGATAGGTGCAGAATCGACCAATCTCGCTGGAGAAACCGATATTCATCGCTTTGTCGACACTATCGCTGCGCTGGACTTATTACTGACCATAGATTCTTCGCCGCTGCACATTGCCGCTGCAGTTAATACACCCGCTGTAGTGTTGGTCGCTGTCGGCACCAGTGCCTGGTCACGGGTGGTACCTAAAACTGCTTTCGGAGAAGCTGTGCTCTCACCGGGTAACTCCGTTCGGGATCAGGATCAGATGAGTGAAATTGATCCTGAAAATGTTACCGCTGCTTTAAAAAGGCAGCTCAATGCACTGATGCAGAAATAAGCAAGCCACTGCATGAATTTGCCTTTAAACCGCGATTATTATCGCCGGAGCCACAACTGTGATAAATTTGGCGAAGAAACAATACCGGCCCCCAAGTAACTGTTGAATATGTCCTTGCAAAAAAAAATCTGTTTAATGCGGCTCTCTGCAATTGGTGATGTTTGCCATGCCGTTGCTATGGTCAATCGAATGCAACACCACTGGCCGGATGTTGAGCTAACCTGGGTTATCGGAAAAACTGAATACCAGCTGGTTAAAAATATGCCCGGTATCCGTTTTGTTATTTTTGATAAAAAGCAGGGTAAAAAAGCTGTTCAGGATTTAAAAGCGGCGCTGGCCGATACCGTTTTCGACGCCCTATTGATGATGCAGGTGGCATTACGCGCCAATATGGCTTCCCGTGTCATTAAAGCCAAACGCCGTATTGGGTTTGACTGGGCTCGAAGTAAAGAATTGCACTGGTTATTTAGCAATCAGCGGGTGCAACCCCATCGGCACGCTCATGTTCTGGAAGGCTTTATGGATTTTGCCGATGCTCTGGGTGTACCACCGGTAAATAATGTGCGCTGGGACATTCCCATAGACAAAGACGCCGATAACTGGGCCAGACAAGAAGCCGACGAGCTGGGGGATTATGTAGTGATCAGCCCTGCGGCCAGTAAGCGGGAGCGAAACTGGCTGCCAGAACGGTACGCAGGCGCGGTGGATTATCTGGTAACCAAAGGGAAAGCCGTGGTGCTGTGTGGCGGGCCAGCTGAATTGGATCGCCAAACCGCTGCAGCAATAGAGCAACATACCAGTAGCATCACCCGAAACTATGTAGGAAATACCTCCTTACATCAATTGCTTGGATTGCTGAAATACGCGTCAGCAGTAATTGCACCCGACACCGGGCCTGCTCATATGGCAACGACCGTAGGCACACCCGTAATCGGCCTTTACGCCCACTCTAATCCTCGCCGCACCGGACCCTATCTTAATCTGAAGAACGTAGTATCGGTATACGACGAATGTATAAAAGAACAAACTGGTAAGGCCTGGCAAGACTTGCCCTGGGGAACGCGAGCGAAAGGAGAGTCATTAATGGCAAGAATTTCTCTTGAGGACGTTCTCACGCAGGTCGATAATGTATTAATGTAATACTATCTTGCCTTAGTTAGGTGGATTCCTCTATCTCTGAGCCGATCACACATCCAGCTGGATTAGTATAAGTGGCGATTAAGCTGCAAATATGTGTGGGTTATCTACACTTACGTAATTAAAGGAGTTTGTAGGATTGCATCTGTCAGGGAGAAATCCCCTTTGATTACAAAGGACATCTATCCAATGTGCGCCAACAGGGTGTGGCCGTTTAGCTATTTCATCTTCGCGGTTTTATTGCTGACCTTACTCCCGGCAGCCGCCAAAGCGGCTGATATTGTAGTGATAGTAAACCAAACGGTGAAAGTTTCTAAACTTACCGCCACTGAAGTGCGTCAAATTTTTACGGCCCGGCAACAATACTGGTCTGACGGTTCGAAAATTTCTGTTTTTGTACTGGATGCCAACTCTCCTGTGCATCAAGCTTTTTGCCGAGAGCAGCTAAAAATGTTTCCATATCAAATAGAGCGTCTGTGGAACCAGATTACTTTTTCAGGTCAGGGCGATCCTCCTACAAAATTAAATTCGCAGAGCGAATTGATTGAAGCGGTACTTAGCACTCCTGGGGCAATTGGCTACGCTCTTGATGATACTCCCGGCCCCCAACCAGAGAACAAGGTGGAAATTGAATGAAGCTGGTAACATTTTCTATTGTTCTATTTGCTGCGTTCGCGTGTCAGTCAAGCCGCGCTGATCCTTTCAGTTGGCACGGCTATATTTCTCAGGGGTTAACGCAGTCGGTTAACAGTAACTTTATTACCGATAATAATGACATTTCCACTTCGCTAACGGAGCTAGGGCTTAACGGACGCTACCGGTTCGGAGCATCATTATCGCTGGTGGGGCAGGTTGAATATTTGGATGGCGGTAATCGTTTTGAACAAGGACTGCGGCTAGATTACCTGTTTCTGGACTGGCGGTTACCTCAGATCGAGAAATGGCAAACCCATGTGCATGTAGGTCGTTTTAAAAATCGGCATTGGCTGTATTCGGCCACGCGTGATGTGCCGCAAACAAGAGCCACCGCAATTTTGCCACAGTCGGTATATTTCGATGGCTTTCGTGATATCGCCCTGGGCAGTGACGGTGTGCTGGTTCAGCTAACTCGCGCCACTACCAATGGGAATTGGGAAGTTAACTGGAGCTACGGCAAAACGCCCCTGAATCAGGCGCAAACCCGCTCTTTTCTTGGCGGTACTGCCATGGGCGAGGCTAATCAGGACTTTGTTCACCAATTTAGTGCGTATTGGCAGCCGCAATCTATGAACTGGCGCTTCGGAGCAAGCTGGTTACAATCCGCTTTCACCTACCATGCAGCACCGGTAGATAATTTGGTAGATGGAGAGGTTGATATTACCCGCGCCATGTTATCAATGATTTATTTCAGTGAATCCTGGGAGTTAAGCGCTGAAGTGATACGGGAGCACCAGCAAGATACCGGCGGTTATGGTCTAAATTACTACAATGAAAGAACCGGGCAGGGTGGCTACGTGCAGTGGCGCTATCTTTTCAATGACAAGTTCAGTGGGTTGCTGAGCTACGATACCTATGTACTGGACAAAGATGATCCAGACGGTACGCAGTTAATGTTAGAAAGTGGCGGTGCTATTCCAGCCTATTTTGGGTATGAAGATACGTACGCTGTAGGCTTACGATGGGACATCGCGCCGAACTGGCGGCTGCAAGCCGAGCATCACTGGGTGGATGGCGCAGGTCGCGTGACCGGACTGCTAAACCCGCGCACGCAGGCGACCACCAAAGAAGACTGGCGCATGTGGGCGTTGCAACTGATGTATTGGTTTTAAATCGATGCAGGTAAAAATGTCCTTCACCACGAAGGTAATGTTAATGCTTCTGGCGATGATGCTCACCGTTACCATAGCCATCAGTGTCATCCTTATCTCCCAATCCACCGCTAATATTGACCGGCAGCATAACGATACGCAATTACGAAACCTGCGGCGTTACGAATTGCTGCAAGGGCTACTGACCAACCGAATGCTACTGTGGGTAGAAACCTTTGCGCAATTCGGGGCTGACGAAACAAGTCAGGAAAACGCATTGGTAGCGGCCATGGAAAAAGCAAAGGAGCCGTTAAACCTTAGCTTACAAATTGACCGTATGTGGTTGTTCAACCCCCAAGGCACATTAATTTCCGGCGAGGAGTCACAATTACCGGGTTACGTGGCGCGCCTGATTCCACTAACGCAACAGCAGTTACGTCCACGGGATGTGGTGGCGTGTGAACAAGCGTGTCGGCACTATTTAAGCGTACCCGTTATGACTGCGAACCAGCATACGGCTGTTATCGTATTGTCCAGCAGCCTGCAGGAGCTTTTTGCGTTATTGTCGCAATCTACCAACGCCAAGAGATTGGCTGTGGTGCGACGATCAGCAGAAGATTCTAATGGTGCCGCAACGATGGAAATTGTGAGTCAGCTTTCTCCCGCCAACACCAGTTACATTAATAATATTCTTCTTGCGCTGCCAGCAACCACAGATGTGAATACGCTGATAAAGAAAGGCATTCGACTTAAAATGCAACGTCAATCTTTATTAGTCAGCTTGTTGCCGTTAGAGCACGCTATTCAGCAGAATACCTACATTCTTTTTGTTCATGACATTACAGCGGATGTCGCGGCGGCTAATTCCTATCAGCAAAATGTGATAGGAAGCGCCATAGGTCTTTTCGCTCTATTTGCGTTGCTAATGTACCTTCTGCTAAACCAGTACCGACAAAAGCTGCTACGGTTAAGCAGGCGATTACCTTTATTAGCTGAGCGCAGGTACGACGATTTTAAAGCCCGCAGCCAGCATACTCTGCTCCACAAGCGCGGCCATCTTACTGATGAACTCGATGTATTGGAGCAAACCGCGACAAACCTGGCTATTCAGCTTGAAGATATCGACAGCAAAATGGCATTAACCACCGCCCAGCTTGAAAATATGGCGATGTTTGACAGCCTGACAGGCTTACCGAATCGAAACATGCTGAACTTCCAAATCGATAAACAAATTGCTGCCAGTGCCCGTGAACCCAAAACTGTCGCCTTGATGTTTTTAGATCTGGATGACTTTAAAAAGGTAAACGACAGCCATGGTCACGAAGTGGGGGATAAGCTGCTTAAAGCAGCGGCAGAGCGTATAGTGAGACCTATTCGCGAAACAGATATTGCCTCACGTTTTGGCGGCGATGAATTTGTGGTTTTGCTATCGCACATTGAGTCGCGCGAAGAAGTAGAAGTTGTCGCCGAAAAGCTGATACAGGCCTTCACAACGCCTATCGAAATTGGTGAGTTACATTTTTATATTTCGGTAAGTATTGGGATTGCCATAACCCAATACGCAGAATCAACAGCGGTTGAGCTTTTACGTAGCGCCGACATCGCTATGTATGAAGCCAAAGCTCAGCAGGGCGCTGCTTACCGTATCTTCGACTCCACCATGAACTTAAAAGTGATGCGCAAAGTAGAGTTGGAAAGCGAAGCGCGCATTGCCTTAAGAGAAGATCATTTCAGCCTTGCACTGCAGCCACAGCTTGATCTAAAAACCCGTAAGCTTGTCGGCTTTGAAGCGCTGATACGTTGGTATCACCCCACTAAAGGTTTTATTTCACCTGCCGAGTTTATTCCGCTGCTGGAAAACACGCCGTTTATGCTGGAGCTGGATTATTGGGTGATTTTCCGGGCTATGCGCTTGCTGAACGAGCTGCGTGCCGATGGCTACCTTAATATAAAAATGGCAATTAATGTGTCGGCTTCTCAATTTGTTGATTCATCTTTACCCAATTATCTGGATCAGCAATTAAAGAAAAACAACATACCGCCGCAGCTGATTGAACTGGAGCTAACCGAAACCGCGCTGGTGCAAGACATGGCAAGAACCACAGAAGTGTTAAAAGCCATTCGCGAAATGGGATGCCTTATTGCCATCGACGATTTCGGTACAGGTTATTCATCACTCAGTTACTTAAAAGCCTTACCGGCTGATTTAATAAAAATCGACCGTTCTTTTATTGCCGGCATGCTGGATAGCCCAGATGATCGCAGCATAGTCTTTTCTACCATATCAATGGTTAAAAATATGGGGCTAACTGTTATAGCGGAAGGTCTGGAGACGCAGGAGCAATATGAACTACTGTGCCACTTCGACTGCCATCAAGGCCAGGGCTATCTCATCAGCCCGCCGATTCCTGAAAAAGACTTATGGTCGGTACTGAACGAAAAGCTAACCGATCAGGTATGGAATACACTGCCGCCAATAAACAGTGCGTCAGTTAACGTTGATTAGCGAGGCTGATCTTTATGCTCGTTGGTGTGGCCGGTTACTGGTGTTTTACCGCTCAGAGGCTTTAAGGGCTGCTCACCTAGCCCAACTACGATATGTAGCGGTTACGTACGCGGCGACCAGAATAGGTTGCTTTGAACAAAACGCGGCCACCAAAGGTCTACAGTTCCTTGCAACTGTTTGTGTTTATTTACACCCTGTTATTCGCTTGCAGACATTAGAGCGAGGAAATGGTGTACCCAAGCCACCCCAATCATTTAAAATGCACGTTTTGAAATTACGGAGAAAGCCATGTCTGAGACATTTATTGCACATTTGCAGCAGCAAATAGCAGGCGTTAAAGAAGAAGGTTTGTACAAAAGCGAGCGTGTGATCACCACCCAACAGCAGGCTGATATAGCCGTGGGGAACGGTGAGCACGTGATCAACTTCTGCGCGAATAATTATCTTGGCCTGGCTAATCATCCGGATCTCGTTGAAGCTGCCAAAAACGGGCTCGATAGCCACGGATTCGGTATGGCTTCAGTACGGTTTATCTGTGGAACCCAGGACATCCATAAAGAGCTGGAAAACAAAATCAGTGAGTTTCTGGGAACGGAAGATACCATTTTGTATCCATCATGTTTTGATGCCAATGGCGGCTTGTTTGAAACGCTGCTTGGGCCTGAAGATGCAATTATCTCCGATGCGCTTAATCATGCCAGCATCATTGACGGCGTGCGCTTATCCAAAGCCAAGCGCTATCGCTACGCCAACAACGACATGGAATCGCTGGAAGACCAGCTTAAACAGGCAACCGCCGATGGCGCACGGTTTAAGGTTATCGCCACTGACGGCGTATTTTCCATGGATGGCGTTATCGCCAATCTTAAGGGCATCTGCGATTTAGCCGATAAACATGATGCATTGGTGATGGTGGATGACTGCCACGCCACTGGCTTTTTGGGCGAAAATGGCCGCGGAAGTCATGAATATTGCGATGTGATGGGGCGGGTAGATATTTTAACCGGTACCTTAGGCAAGGCGTTAGGTGGTGCGTCTGGCGGCTACACGGCGGGTAAAAAAGAAATTGTAGAGTGGTTACGTCAGCGTTCACGCCCATATTTGTTTTCCAATTCTGTTGCGCCACCTATTGTTTCTGCATCATTAAAAGTGTTCGACATGATGGCAGAGGGGCACGCGTTGCGGGAACAGCTATGGAAAAACTCTGCCCATTTCCGTCAGCGTATGGAAGAAGCAGGCTTCACATTGGCCGGGAAAGACCATGCCATCATTCCGGTTATGCTGGGCGACGCTCGTCTTGCCAGCAAAATGGCTGACAAAATGCTGGAAAAAGGTATTTATGTTGTCGGTTTCTCTTACCCTGTTGTGCCCAAAGGACAAGCTCGTATCCGCACACAAATGTCAGCAGGACATACTCTTGAACACGTTGATAAAGCCGTAGATGCGTTTATTGAAGTGGGGCGTGAATTAGGAATTATTGAATGAAGTCGTTAGCAAAATTACATAACAAGCCGGGCATTTGGATGCATGACAGCCCGCTGCCTGAAGTCGGTCACAACGACTTGCTGATTAAAATTCGCAAAACAGCTATCTGCGGTACGGATATGCATATCTACAACTGGGACGAATGGTCGCAGAACACCATTCCTGTTCCCATGGTGGTAGGGCACGAATACGTCGGTGAAGTGGTGGGTATGGGCGAAGAAGTGCGCGGTTTTGCCGTTGGCGATCGTGTGTCTGGCGAAGGCCATATTACCTGCGGACATTGCCGCAATTGTCGTGCTGGCCGGCGCCATCTTTGTCGTAATACTTCAGGCGTGGGTGTAAATCGCCAGGGCGCATTTGCTGAATATCTGGTGATTCCGGCGTTTAACGCCTTTAAAATTCCCGATAACATCAGCGACGATTTAGCCTCAATTTTCGACCCATTTGGTAACGCTGTTCATACTGCCCTTTCTTTTGATCTGGTGGGCGAAGATGTACTGATCACCGGAGCCGGGCCCATTGGTATCATGGCCGCTGCCGTTGCCCGCCATGTAGGTGCCCGTCACGTAGTCATTACCGATATCAACCCCTATCGTCTGGCGCTTGCAGAGAAAATGGGCGCCACCCGGGCTGTCAATGTGAATGACACTAAGCTTGAAAGCGTAATGAAAGAACTGGGGATGACCGAAGGTTTTGATGTGGGGCTGGAAATGTCCGGTGTTCCCGTTGCATTCCGCGATATGCTCGATAAGATGAATAATGGTGGAAAGATTGCTATGCTGGGCATTCCACCATCAGATGTTGCCATTGATTGGAACAAGGTTATTTTCAAAGGGCTGACCATTAAAGGTATTTACGGCCGGGAAATGTTTGAAACCTGGTACAAAATGGCGAGTCTGCTACAAAGTGGTTTGGACCTGTCGCCAATTATTACCCATCGTTTTGCTGTCGATGACTTTCAAAAAGGTTTCGATACTATGGGTTCCGGCGAGTCAGGCAAAGTTATCCTTAACTGGCAGGAATAATGACAGATTTTCAACATATTGCTGTACCTGATGTTGCAGCCAAGCAAGCTTCCATGAAAATTGTAGATATTCGGGATAGGCAATCTTTTGCCAACGGCCATATGCCTGATGCACTGCATCTGTCGAATGATAATTTTGCGGCCTTTCTTGAGCAAACGCCTAAAGATATGCCGGTGGTGGTAGTGTGCTACCACGGCATCAGCAGTCAGCAGGCAGCAAGTTTGATTTCTCAGCAGGGGTTTGAGGAGGTTTATAGCATGGATGGTGGCTTTGAAGCCTGGAAACTGGCGCAACCTGTGGTGACTGAAAACACGTGAC
Coding sequences:
- the tdh gene encoding L-threonine 3-dehydrogenase; this encodes MKSLAKLHNKPGIWMHDSPLPEVGHNDLLIKIRKTAICGTDMHIYNWDEWSQNTIPVPMVVGHEYVGEVVGMGEEVRGFAVGDRVSGEGHITCGHCRNCRAGRRHLCRNTSGVGVNRQGAFAEYLVIPAFNAFKIPDNISDDLASIFDPFGNAVHTALSFDLVGEDVLITGAGPIGIMAAAVARHVGARHVVITDINPYRLALAEKMGATRAVNVNDTKLESVMKELGMTEGFDVGLEMSGVPVAFRDMLDKMNNGGKIAMLGIPPSDVAIDWNKVIFKGLTIKGIYGREMFETWYKMASLLQSGLDLSPIITHRFAVDDFQKGFDTMGSGESGKVILNWQE
- a CDS encoding glycosyltransferase family 9 protein, with protein sequence MSLQKKICLMRLSAIGDVCHAVAMVNRMQHHWPDVELTWVIGKTEYQLVKNMPGIRFVIFDKKQGKKAVQDLKAALADTVFDALLMMQVALRANMASRVIKAKRRIGFDWARSKELHWLFSNQRVQPHRHAHVLEGFMDFADALGVPPVNNVRWDIPIDKDADNWARQEADELGDYVVISPAASKRERNWLPERYAGAVDYLVTKGKAVVLCGGPAELDRQTAAAIEQHTSSITRNYVGNTSLHQLLGLLKYASAVIAPDTGPAHMATTVGTPVIGLYAHSNPRRTGPYLNLKNVVSVYDECIKEQTGKAWQDLPWGTRAKGESLMARISLEDVLTQVDNVLM
- a CDS encoding substrate-binding domain-containing protein translates to MITKDIYPMCANRVWPFSYFIFAVLLLTLLPAAAKAADIVVIVNQTVKVSKLTATEVRQIFTARQQYWSDGSKISVFVLDANSPVHQAFCREQLKMFPYQIERLWNQITFSGQGDPPTKLNSQSELIEAVLSTPGAIGYALDDTPGPQPENKVEIE
- a CDS encoding putative bifunctional diguanylate cyclase/phosphodiesterase, with the protein product MSFTTKVMLMLLAMMLTVTIAISVILISQSTANIDRQHNDTQLRNLRRYELLQGLLTNRMLLWVETFAQFGADETSQENALVAAMEKAKEPLNLSLQIDRMWLFNPQGTLISGEESQLPGYVARLIPLTQQQLRPRDVVACEQACRHYLSVPVMTANQHTAVIVLSSSLQELFALLSQSTNAKRLAVVRRSAEDSNGAATMEIVSQLSPANTSYINNILLALPATTDVNTLIKKGIRLKMQRQSLLVSLLPLEHAIQQNTYILFVHDITADVAAANSYQQNVIGSAIGLFALFALLMYLLLNQYRQKLLRLSRRLPLLAERRYDDFKARSQHTLLHKRGHLTDELDVLEQTATNLAIQLEDIDSKMALTTAQLENMAMFDSLTGLPNRNMLNFQIDKQIAASAREPKTVALMFLDLDDFKKVNDSHGHEVGDKLLKAAAERIVRPIRETDIASRFGGDEFVVLLSHIESREEVEVVAEKLIQAFTTPIEIGELHFYISVSIGIAITQYAESTAVELLRSADIAMYEAKAQQGAAYRIFDSTMNLKVMRKVELESEARIALREDHFSLALQPQLDLKTRKLVGFEALIRWYHPTKGFISPAEFIPLLENTPFMLELDYWVIFRAMRLLNELRADGYLNIKMAINVSASQFVDSSLPNYLDQQLKKNNIPPQLIELELTETALVQDMARTTEVLKAIREMGCLIAIDDFGTGYSSLSYLKALPADLIKIDRSFIAGMLDSPDDRSIVFSTISMVKNMGLTVIAEGLETQEQYELLCHFDCHQGQGYLISPPIPEKDLWSVLNEKLTDQVWNTLPPINSASVNVD
- a CDS encoding glycosyltransferase family 9 protein is translated as MYKNIVVMLPNYLGDAVMSTPSLQLLQELHSQASITLLCVNSATAELFGRESRYRVLRDPRSSQRAKGFFPLVNMLRKERFDLGILFRNTFLDALAFKLAGVKQVVGYKKEGRSFLLHHKEKMNSARHYINHFAHLVNAAHGNEKRLLYSTQITARGDALTFSTSLSTFYVGIYLGGKNKGVRHYPHSLAIEAVKPLIEAYQLHFVLLGDQQEREDNANFQVALTEIGAESTNLAGETDIHRFVDTIAALDLLLTIDSSPLHIAAAVNTPAVVLVAVGTSAWSRVVPKTAFGEAVLSPGNSVRDQDQMSEIDPENVTAALKRQLNALMQK
- a CDS encoding 3-deoxy-D-manno-octulosonic acid kinase, which produces MMIKQQILSSGHYVVFNDALISAPAGQHFKPEYWAQRQQILGHAKGRGTTLFIQHDDAQWVLRHYRRGGLIGKLVKDHYLYTGLENTRAFMEFRLLQTMRDKGLRVPTPVAAQVVKDKLRYRADLITVMIPGSEDLHSILCKREITDAQWQKVGCAIAQLHGAQVYHHDLNIRNIMLDQACQVWIIDFDRCYQRSGSGWKKENLARLHRSLEKEATRNNPFYYSAIAWQNIMKGYQA
- the kbl gene encoding glycine C-acetyltransferase, which gives rise to MSETFIAHLQQQIAGVKEEGLYKSERVITTQQQADIAVGNGEHVINFCANNYLGLANHPDLVEAAKNGLDSHGFGMASVRFICGTQDIHKELENKISEFLGTEDTILYPSCFDANGGLFETLLGPEDAIISDALNHASIIDGVRLSKAKRYRYANNDMESLEDQLKQATADGARFKVIATDGVFSMDGVIANLKGICDLADKHDALVMVDDCHATGFLGENGRGSHEYCDVMGRVDILTGTLGKALGGASGGYTAGKKEIVEWLRQRSRPYLFSNSVAPPIVSASLKVFDMMAEGHALREQLWKNSAHFRQRMEEAGFTLAGKDHAIIPVMLGDARLASKMADKMLEKGIYVVGFSYPVVPKGQARIRTQMSAGHTLEHVDKAVDAFIEVGRELGIIE
- the glpE gene encoding thiosulfate sulfurtransferase GlpE, which gives rise to MTDFQHIAVPDVAAKQASMKIVDIRDRQSFANGHMPDALHLSNDNFAAFLEQTPKDMPVVVVCYHGISSQQAASLISQQGFEEVYSMDGGFEAWKLAQPVVTENT